The following are encoded in a window of Magnolia sinica isolate HGM2019 chromosome 11, MsV1, whole genome shotgun sequence genomic DNA:
- the LOC131218574 gene encoding RING-H2 finger protein ATL65, translated as MTPASPPEYQFEWPAPPSISRQPPSSLTVDFSPPLIAMVVVVGTAFLIVVYFRLISHHLLPPLLRRWRRRRRWRHHPSSPSDVESPTDTSASGVFNTAFQFLTPYGLDETAIKTIPLSVYAKGKRRSISIDSSVNSRDCAVCLLEFEENDCVRTLPACAHAFHVDCIDIWLRSHASCPLCRAGIFRPESPFLPLMSARIRPSLDDVVLRSLLLPNPPESDPPAQTPEIVPLEASPRNETERRTSRRDFLLKRSYSFGFERNLAVDRMVLDTATASPWRYRRGNFWKRPSPSPFTSKARVFSFRGMKSPFFRRRRGFFPLSESGVRFAGGGSSRRSKSLTSPFFGRSSAWSVSSRMRCGDPEALLSPERLK; from the coding sequence ATGACACCAGCTAGTCCACCGGAGTACCAGTTCGAGTGGCCCGCACCTCCGTCAATCTCCCGTCAGCCGCCATCATCACTGACGGTCGATTTCAGCCCGCCGTTAATCGCCATGGTCGTCGTGGTTGGCACCGCCTTCCTGATCGTCGTCTACTTTCGACTCATCTCCCACCACCTCCTCCCGCCTCTCCTCCGCCGCTGGCGTCGCAGGCGTCGCTGGCGCCACCATCCCTCATCTCCCTCAGACGTCGAGTCTCCGACCGACACCTCCGCCAGCGGCGTCTTCAACACAGCCTTCCAATTCCTCACCCCGTACGGCCTCGACGAGACGGCGATCAAGACAATCCCCCTCTCCGTCTACGCCAAGGGCAAACGACGCTCCATTTCCATCGACAGCAGCGTTAACAGCCGTGACTGCGCCGTCTGCCTGCTCGAGTTCGAAGAGAACGACTGCGTCCGTACGCTCCCGGCCTGCGCCCATGCCTTCCACGTGGACTGCATCGACATCTGGCTCCGCTCCCACGCCAGCTGCCCGCTCTGCCGCGCTGGTATCTTCCGGCCAGAATCCCCCTTCCTGCCGCTGATGTCAGCTAGGATCCGACCAAGCCTCGACGACGTTGTGCTCAGAAGCCTCCTCCTCCCCAACCCGCCGGAATCCGACCCGCCGGCGCAGACTCCGGAGATCGTCCCCTTGGAGGCGTCACCGAGGAACGAGACAGAGAGGCGAACCAGTCGCCGGGATTTTCTCCTGAAACGGTCCTACTCCTTCGGTTTCGAGCGGAATCTGGCAGTTGATCGGATGGTGCTGGACACCGCGACGGCGTCGCCGTGGAGGTACCGCCGGGGAAACTTCTGGAAGCGGCCCTCGCCGTCACCGTTCACGTCGAAGGCTCGTGTCTTCTCCTTCAGAGGGATGAAATCCCCCTTCTTCCGGCGGAGGAGAGGCTTCTTCCCTCTGTCGGAAAGTGGCGTCAGATTCGCCGGCGGCGGTTCCTCCCGCCGGAGCAAGTCATTGACGAGCCCGTTCTTCGGCCGGTCCTCGGCGTGGTCGGTATCGAGCCGGATGCGGTGCGGTGACCCAGAAGCCCTACTGTCGCCGGAGAGGCTGAAGTGA